A window of Microbacterium luteolum contains these coding sequences:
- a CDS encoding potassium transporter Trk: MATTDTHRTVEATVRRVPRYGVLMGIGVVVGIIAAAILTWSGSFEQSQALDVVYPPGQVFGFLLLWTVPIGLALGGVVGIIMERVARRHDRVVKVDRETVVETD, from the coding sequence ATGGCCACCACCGACACCCACCGTACCGTCGAGGCGACCGTGCGTCGCGTGCCTCGCTACGGCGTGCTCATGGGCATCGGCGTGGTCGTCGGCATCATCGCGGCCGCCATCCTGACCTGGAGCGGCAGCTTCGAGCAGTCGCAGGCGCTCGACGTCGTCTACCCGCCCGGTCAGGTCTTCGGCTTCCTGCTGCTGTGGACGGTGCCGATCGGTCTCGCGCTCGGGGGCGTCGTCGGCATCATCATGGAGCGCGTCGCGCGCCGTCACGATCGCGTCGTGAAGGTCGACCGGGAGACCGTCGTCGAGACCGACTGA
- the purF gene encoding amidophosphoribosyltransferase, which produces MCGIVGMVGSAPVNQDIYDALLLLQHRGQDATGIATAEANGVMHNAKAQGMVREAFRTRDMRALLGNVGLGHVRYATKGTASNEEEMQPFYVNAPYGIILIHNGNLTNTRELTADMAKRDRRHLNSSSDTELLLNVLAGELQATTSTVDLDSERVFEAVARTQARIEGAYAVIAVIAGYGLLAFRDPFGIRPLILGRRPSTVEGAEGRDEWVVASESLVLENGDYEVVREVEPGEAVFITNDGEMFSKRCASEVHLAPCAFEYVYLARPDSVMNGISVYESRLRMGDRLADTIAKHVPMDKIDVVMPIPDSSRPAAMEVARKLGIEYREGFYKNRYVGRTFIMPGQAVRKKSVRQKLNAMSTEFQGKNVLLIDDSIVRGTTSKEIIQMARDAGAASVTFASAAPPVRHPHVYGINMPSRHELIAHGRTIPEIAEELGCDHLVYQEVEDLKAAIIEGSVLTDLDMSCFDGRYVTGTVSDEYLAWVEGSQTS; this is translated from the coding sequence ATGTGCGGCATCGTCGGAATGGTGGGGTCCGCCCCGGTCAATCAGGACATCTACGACGCACTCCTGCTGCTGCAGCATCGCGGCCAGGATGCGACGGGCATCGCCACGGCGGAAGCCAACGGCGTCATGCACAACGCGAAGGCGCAGGGCATGGTGCGCGAGGCGTTCCGCACGCGTGACATGCGTGCGCTGCTCGGCAACGTCGGCCTCGGCCATGTGCGCTACGCCACGAAGGGCACCGCCTCGAACGAGGAGGAGATGCAGCCGTTCTACGTGAACGCCCCGTACGGCATCATCCTCATCCACAACGGAAACCTCACCAACACGCGCGAGCTGACCGCCGACATGGCCAAGCGCGACCGTCGTCACCTCAACTCGTCGAGCGACACCGAGCTGCTGCTCAACGTGCTCGCCGGTGAGCTGCAGGCGACCACCTCGACCGTCGACCTCGACTCCGAGCGCGTCTTCGAAGCCGTCGCCCGCACGCAGGCGCGCATCGAGGGCGCCTACGCCGTGATCGCCGTCATCGCCGGCTACGGCCTGCTCGCGTTCCGCGATCCGTTCGGCATCCGTCCCCTCATCCTCGGGCGTCGCCCGTCGACCGTCGAGGGCGCGGAGGGGCGCGACGAGTGGGTCGTCGCGAGCGAGTCGCTCGTGCTCGAGAACGGCGACTACGAGGTCGTCCGCGAGGTCGAGCCGGGCGAGGCCGTCTTCATCACGAACGACGGCGAGATGTTCAGCAAGCGGTGCGCATCGGAGGTGCACCTCGCTCCGTGCGCCTTCGAGTACGTCTACCTCGCCCGCCCCGACTCCGTCATGAACGGCATCTCGGTGTACGAGTCGCGCCTGCGCATGGGCGACCGCCTCGCCGACACGATCGCCAAGCACGTGCCGATGGACAAGATCGACGTGGTCATGCCGATCCCGGACTCGTCGCGCCCCGCCGCGATGGAGGTCGCCCGCAAGCTCGGCATCGAGTACCGCGAGGGCTTCTACAAGAACCGCTACGTCGGCCGCACCTTCATCATGCCGGGGCAGGCGGTGCGCAAGAAGAGCGTGCGACAGAAGCTCAACGCCATGTCGACCGAGTTCCAGGGCAAGAACGTCCTGCTGATCGATGACTCGATCGTGCGCGGGACGACGTCGAAGGAGATCATCCAGATGGCTCGGGATGCCGGAGCCGCCTCGGTCACCTTCGCATCCGCGGCGCCGCCGGTCCGGCATCCGCACGTCTACGGCATCAACATGCCGTCGCGGCACGAGCTCATCGCGCACGGGAGGACCATTCCGGAGATCGCGGAGGAGCTCGGCTGCGACCACCTGGTGTACCAGGAGGTCGAAGACCTCAAGGCCGCGATCATCGAGGGCTCCGTCCTGACGGATCTCGACATGAGCTGCTTCGACGGCCGCTACGTGACCGGCACCGTCTCCGACGAATACCTCGCCTGGGTGGAGGGGTCGCAGACCTCGTGA
- a CDS encoding DUF3073 domain-containing protein — translation MGRGRQKAKHTKIARELKAYSPSVNYSALERELAHPTDEDAYVDKWADEYADEDEDELEKA, via the coding sequence ATGGGCCGTGGCCGTCAGAAGGCGAAGCACACAAAGATCGCCCGCGAACTCAAGGCGTACAGTCCGTCGGTGAACTACTCCGCGCTCGAGCGCGAGTTGGCTCACCCGACTGACGAAGACGCCTACGTCGACAAGTGGGCCGACGAGTACGCAGACGAAGACGAGGACGAGCTGGAAAAGGCCTGA
- a CDS encoding universal stress protein: MTDSTSTPSDEASQNAALQKAVIVGMQPDQDRHVIDEAVRFARLLGAPLVVAHVDVTRFVTYEDPDGYVHSAPIDINFVAGVAEFEAVQASAASLLDGTGLTWTARQLVGDPALAIKQLANKLDASLIVVGTRKRGIGESIREFFTGSVAARLTHRQHRSVLVVPLGESVPDSQKEIWPETV, from the coding sequence ATGACCGACAGCACCTCCACTCCGTCCGACGAGGCCTCGCAGAACGCGGCATTGCAGAAGGCCGTCATCGTCGGCATGCAACCGGATCAGGATCGGCACGTGATCGACGAGGCTGTCCGCTTCGCCAGATTGCTCGGCGCGCCTCTCGTCGTCGCCCATGTCGACGTCACGCGATTCGTCACCTACGAGGACCCGGATGGCTATGTGCACTCCGCCCCCATCGACATCAACTTCGTCGCGGGGGTGGCCGAGTTCGAAGCCGTGCAGGCGTCAGCCGCGTCCCTGCTCGACGGCACCGGCCTCACCTGGACCGCGCGCCAGCTGGTGGGAGATCCCGCGCTGGCGATCAAGCAGCTCGCGAACAAGCTCGACGCCTCGCTGATCGTGGTCGGCACGCGCAAGCGGGGCATCGGCGAGTCGATCAGGGAGTTCTTCACCGGTTCGGTGGCGGCGCGGCTCACACATCGGCAGCATCGCTCCGTACTTGTCGTTCCGCTCGGAGAGTCCGTGCCGGACTCGCAGAAGGAGATCTGGCCGGAGACCGTGTAG
- a CDS encoding PadR family transcriptional regulator, giving the protein MSPAVFSHGDLRLYLLSLLAEAPQHGYGIIQSLTDRTGGTYTPSAGTIYPRLAKLEEEGLVSKTVDGRTTIYAITDAGRAELASREGDLAGIEAGLTDSVRLIANEVRQSVQEAMKSLRADLASAEHDERSAAKSRPRAASDDARIISREELHRADAVVNAFRARVRTDLRTHVAKGGSLPASVVSELEDGLDAAAHAVTRALDTLRPGH; this is encoded by the coding sequence ATGAGCCCCGCCGTCTTCTCTCACGGCGACCTGCGTCTGTACCTTCTCTCGCTGCTCGCCGAGGCGCCCCAGCACGGCTACGGCATCATCCAGTCGCTCACCGACCGCACCGGGGGCACCTACACCCCCAGCGCCGGCACCATCTATCCGCGACTCGCGAAGCTCGAGGAGGAGGGCCTGGTCTCGAAGACCGTCGACGGACGCACCACCATCTACGCGATCACCGATGCCGGCCGCGCCGAACTCGCGTCTCGTGAGGGCGACCTCGCCGGCATCGAGGCCGGCCTCACGGACTCGGTGCGGCTCATCGCGAACGAAGTGCGCCAGAGCGTGCAAGAGGCCATGAAGAGCCTCCGGGCCGATCTCGCCTCGGCGGAACACGACGAGCGCTCGGCCGCGAAGAGCCGACCGCGTGCCGCCTCGGACGACGCCCGCATCATCAGCCGCGAAGAGCTGCACCGTGCGGATGCCGTCGTCAACGCCTTCCGCGCCCGGGTGCGGACCGACCTGCGCACGCACGTGGCGAAGGGCGGCTCGCTCCCGGCATCCGTCGTCAGCGAACTCGAAGACGGATTGGATGCCGCGGCGCACGCGGTGACCCGCGCTCTCGACACCCTCCGCCCCGGCCACTGA
- a CDS encoding MOSC domain-containing protein — MARVVALYRHPIKGFTPESRESLTVQADGRVAGDRVLAFRFADAVTPEDDGGLDYWPKSKGLALQDFPALAALRTSYDDASRRLRVEHDGSVLAEAVIDDDGRAELVSAVTDFVLSTREGRRLQRPGRLPLVLVGDGETSRFQDRARGYVSVHSHGSTRALSDALDLPADDRRFRSNIVIDGVAPWAELDWAGEVRIGSVTFRTAGPIVRCLATHANPDTGVRDAKVLTTLTKAFAQDEPTLGRLLLPADESAEGVVRLGDEVLAA; from the coding sequence ATGGCTCGTGTCGTTGCTCTCTACCGTCACCCGATCAAGGGGTTCACCCCCGAATCCCGTGAATCGCTCACCGTGCAGGCGGATGGCAGGGTCGCCGGCGACCGGGTGCTCGCGTTCCGCTTCGCCGATGCGGTCACCCCGGAGGATGACGGCGGTCTCGACTACTGGCCGAAGTCCAAGGGCCTCGCTCTGCAGGATTTCCCGGCTTTGGCCGCGCTGCGCACGAGCTATGACGATGCGTCAAGGCGTCTGAGGGTCGAACACGACGGCAGTGTTCTCGCGGAGGCGGTCATCGACGATGACGGCCGGGCCGAGCTCGTGTCGGCGGTCACCGACTTCGTGCTCTCCACTCGGGAAGGCCGACGGCTGCAGCGTCCTGGGCGACTCCCTCTCGTCCTCGTGGGCGACGGGGAGACGTCGAGATTCCAGGATCGTGCGCGCGGGTACGTGTCGGTGCACAGCCACGGCAGCACTCGGGCTCTGAGCGACGCGCTGGATCTTCCTGCCGACGACCGTCGCTTCCGCTCCAACATCGTCATCGACGGCGTCGCCCCGTGGGCGGAACTCGACTGGGCGGGCGAAGTGCGCATCGGCAGCGTGACGTTCCGGACGGCCGGTCCCATCGTGCGCTGCCTGGCGACGCACGCGAACCCCGACACGGGCGTGCGCGATGCGAAGGTCCTGACCACCCTCACCAAGGCATTCGCGCAGGACGAGCCCACCCTCGGACGACTGCTGCTCCCCGCGGACGAATCCGCGGAGGGTGTCGTGCGCCTCGGCGACGAGGTGCTCGCCGCCTGA
- a CDS encoding L-rhamnose mutarotase, translated as MRIALHSVIADGAVDQYRSHHARIPDDLRDLFAEAGIHDWIIWRSGRNLFHLVECDDFDGAMRIVDAAPANAAWQADIGRFVEGFHGPDGEDGFLPIEQVWSLETQRSSET; from the coding sequence ATGCGGATCGCCCTGCACTCGGTCATCGCGGACGGAGCCGTCGATCAGTACCGATCGCATCACGCGCGGATCCCCGATGATCTGCGCGACCTGTTCGCCGAAGCCGGCATCCACGACTGGATCATCTGGCGGTCGGGAAGGAACCTGTTCCACCTGGTCGAGTGCGACGACTTCGACGGGGCGATGCGCATCGTCGACGCCGCGCCCGCGAACGCCGCATGGCAGGCCGATATCGGGCGCTTCGTCGAGGGCTTCCACGGCCCGGACGGGGAGGACGGGTTCCTGCCGATCGAACAGGTGTGGTCGCTGGAGACTCAGCGGTCGAGCGAGACCTGA
- a CDS encoding HNH endonuclease signature motif containing protein has protein sequence MAQRRTDFDLDLEERGRVLDAWVEKKRQIAVLECEAMGLMVEQISIHDADVAGSPFHRDAIYRSMVAEFSAAGRIPQGSIEFAFTDARTVSGELPAVWEAFAAGRISASHVREIVRASAIVAEAIRNKKADAGVMGLYEAAVLVFAERETAARTGADAKQVAAALVGETVTDRHKRAASERGVTVRSVGDGLALLTAVLPEWLAVAIADRLAQMARQVIRNRTGRAPGATPGDEPRTDEPRTDEGCDANRDEGKIFSDDTFATDPETDTDSDTEDVPADTRTWDQVQADLFADLLLTADPSAVQGGGLDNIHGRIQVTVAGTTLAGADDRPAELDGYGPIHPDIARDLAGRNTGWSRLFLDPDGMVVQTDTYTPTEGMRRFLRARDQHCRFPGCRMPVHRCDIDHNHDHARGGKTRIDNLAHLCRRHHTLKHPDIPDTHRWTAQQQRDGTITWHSPLGRDYTDRPTSRVMFV, from the coding sequence ATGGCACAGCGGCGGACGGATTTCGACCTCGATCTCGAGGAGCGTGGTCGTGTGCTGGATGCGTGGGTGGAGAAGAAGCGGCAGATCGCGGTGCTGGAGTGCGAGGCGATGGGGCTGATGGTGGAGCAGATCTCCATCCACGATGCGGATGTGGCGGGGAGTCCGTTTCATCGGGATGCGATCTACCGGTCGATGGTCGCGGAGTTCTCGGCCGCGGGGCGGATCCCTCAGGGGTCGATCGAGTTCGCGTTCACGGACGCCCGCACGGTGAGTGGCGAGTTGCCCGCGGTGTGGGAGGCGTTCGCGGCGGGGCGGATCAGTGCCTCTCATGTGCGGGAGATCGTGCGGGCGAGTGCGATCGTGGCGGAGGCGATCCGCAACAAGAAGGCGGATGCCGGCGTGATGGGGCTGTATGAGGCGGCGGTGCTGGTATTCGCGGAACGGGAGACCGCTGCCCGTACCGGTGCGGATGCGAAGCAGGTTGCGGCGGCGCTGGTCGGGGAGACGGTCACGGACCGGCACAAGCGGGCGGCCTCGGAGCGGGGTGTGACGGTCCGCTCGGTCGGTGACGGGCTGGCGTTGTTGACGGCGGTGTTGCCGGAATGGCTCGCGGTCGCGATCGCGGACCGGTTGGCGCAGATGGCCCGACAGGTGATCCGGAACCGCACTGGCCGTGCTCCCGGTGCCACGCCGGGCGACGAGCCCCGCACCGACGAGCCCCGCACCGACGAGGGCTGCGACGCCAACCGCGACGAGGGCAAGATCTTCAGCGACGACACGTTCGCCACCGACCCCGAGACAGACACCGATTCAGACACGGAAGATGTCCCCGCGGACACGCGCACGTGGGATCAGGTGCAGGCGGATCTGTTCGCCGACCTCCTGCTCACCGCTGACCCGAGTGCCGTGCAGGGTGGCGGGCTGGACAACATCCACGGGCGCATCCAGGTCACCGTCGCCGGGACCACCCTCGCCGGTGCCGATGACCGGCCGGCGGAGCTCGATGGGTACGGGCCGATACATCCCGATATCGCCCGGGATCTCGCCGGACGGAACACCGGGTGGTCGCGCCTGTTCCTCGACCCGGACGGAATGGTCGTTCAGACCGACACGTACACCCCGACGGAGGGGATGCGGCGGTTCCTGCGTGCCCGGGATCAGCATTGCCGGTTCCCCGGCTGCCGGATGCCCGTGCACCGGTGCGACATCGACCACAACCACGACCACGCCCGAGGCGGCAAGACCCGGATCGACAACCTCGCCCACCTCTGCCGCCGCCACCACACCCTCAAACACCCCGACATCCCCGACACGCACCGGTGGACCGCCCAGCAGCAACGCGACGGCACCATCACCTGGCACAGCCCCCTCGGCCGCGACTACACCGACCGACCCACCTCGCGTGTCATGTTCGTCTGA
- a CDS encoding CynX/NimT family MFS transporter, translating into MTSRPLWQGRALALVGIVLVAFSLRSAVASLSPVIDHVAEDFPVSPVVVGLIGAAPPVCFAVFGLLTPLFERRFGLERVAVTAIALMAAGMLLRGFTVDSVTLLASTALVFAGVGSGNVLLPPLVKKYFPDRIGLMMTVYSTTLAISTFLPPLVAVPVADSLGWRLSLGMWGVVAAVSLLPWVTLALRERRSPMVAPVEDDDIDPTDGRHDMQDAVAVATGPISTAPANPRYFARLWRLPLAWALALVFGTSSTMAYVSFAWMPTMLVDIGGVTPATAGLLLSLFALVGLPCSMIVPVLVVKYQATRPLFFVGVIGGLVGLAGFLFVPTVALPLWVGIFGLSAIMFPLSLVLLSIRARTPESAVALSGFVQSIGYAIAAVFPLLIGMLHETTAGWQVPIFVVAAVLVLSIPAGIVAGRRRTIEDEWERRRGRW; encoded by the coding sequence GTGACGTCGAGGCCGCTCTGGCAGGGGAGGGCTCTCGCGCTCGTCGGGATCGTGCTGGTCGCGTTCTCGCTGCGATCCGCCGTCGCCTCGCTGTCGCCGGTGATCGACCACGTGGCCGAGGATTTCCCCGTCTCGCCGGTCGTCGTCGGTCTGATCGGGGCCGCGCCGCCGGTGTGCTTCGCGGTCTTCGGGCTGCTCACCCCGCTGTTCGAGCGGCGCTTCGGGCTGGAGCGCGTCGCGGTGACCGCCATCGCGCTGATGGCGGCCGGGATGCTGCTGCGCGGGTTTACGGTCGACTCCGTGACCCTCCTGGCGTCGACCGCCCTCGTCTTCGCGGGCGTCGGTTCCGGGAACGTGCTGCTGCCGCCCCTGGTGAAGAAGTACTTCCCCGACCGCATCGGCCTGATGATGACGGTCTACTCCACGACGTTGGCGATCTCCACGTTCCTGCCGCCGCTCGTCGCCGTGCCGGTCGCCGACTCGCTCGGCTGGCGCCTGTCGCTCGGCATGTGGGGCGTCGTCGCGGCGGTCTCGCTGCTGCCCTGGGTGACGCTCGCCCTGCGCGAGCGTCGCTCCCCGATGGTCGCGCCGGTCGAGGACGACGACATCGATCCCACCGACGGACGCCATGACATGCAGGATGCCGTGGCGGTCGCGACCGGTCCGATCTCGACGGCTCCGGCGAACCCGCGGTACTTCGCCCGGCTGTGGCGGCTGCCGCTGGCCTGGGCGCTCGCGCTCGTCTTCGGCACGTCGTCGACCATGGCGTACGTCTCGTTCGCCTGGATGCCGACGATGCTGGTCGACATCGGCGGAGTCACCCCCGCGACTGCCGGACTGCTGCTCTCCCTGTTCGCCCTCGTCGGTCTGCCGTGCTCGATGATCGTGCCGGTCCTCGTCGTCAAGTACCAGGCGACGCGTCCGCTGTTCTTCGTCGGCGTGATCGGCGGTCTGGTGGGCCTGGCCGGATTCCTGTTCGTGCCGACCGTGGCGCTGCCGCTGTGGGTCGGCATCTTCGGACTCTCGGCGATCATGTTCCCGCTGAGCCTCGTGCTGCTGAGCATCCGCGCACGCACGCCCGAGAGCGCTGTCGCGCTGAGCGGCTTCGTGCAGAGCATCGGCTACGCGATCGCCGCCGTCTTCCCCCTGCTGATCGGGATGCTGCACGAGACGACAGCCGGGTGGCAGGTGCCGATCTTCGTCGTCGCGGCCGTGCTCGTGCTGTCCATCCCCGCCGGGATCGTCGCCGGCCGACGGCGCACGATCGAAGACGAGTGGGAGCGTCGCCGCGGTCGCTGGTGA
- the purM gene encoding phosphoribosylformylglycinamidine cyclo-ligase → MAASPTNPYSEAGVDTAAGDLAVELMKSSVRATHGPEVLGGVGGFAGLFDASALRDFRRPLLATSTDGVGTKVAIAQAIDKHDTIGQDLVGMVVDDIVVVGAKPLFMTDYIACGKVFPQRIADIVRGIAEACAATGTALVGGETAEHPGLLGPRDYDVAGAATGVVEADAILGAERVQDGDAVIAVASSGLHSNGFSLVRHIITGAGISYGDNAADLGTTWGEALLEPTRLYTLPLLRLIEGLSGGVHALSHVTGGGIAANLARVLPQGTWAEVDRSTWSPSPVFRVLSDIAGSTLESAEGTWNLGIGFLAVIAADKKDAAIAALGAEGMPAWQVGTVHFEGGAAGSRPAGEFEQGAKGVDGGAVRLVGAYADGAK, encoded by the coding sequence GTGGCTGCCTCCCCCACCAATCCCTATTCCGAAGCTGGCGTCGACACCGCTGCAGGTGATCTCGCCGTCGAGCTGATGAAGTCGTCCGTGCGCGCGACGCACGGCCCTGAAGTGCTCGGCGGTGTCGGCGGATTCGCCGGCCTGTTCGATGCCAGCGCGTTGCGCGACTTCCGTCGTCCGCTGCTCGCGACCAGTACCGACGGCGTCGGTACGAAGGTCGCGATCGCGCAGGCGATCGACAAGCACGACACGATCGGCCAAGACCTGGTCGGCATGGTCGTCGACGACATCGTCGTGGTGGGCGCGAAGCCGCTCTTCATGACCGACTACATCGCCTGCGGCAAGGTGTTCCCGCAGCGCATCGCCGACATCGTCCGCGGTATCGCCGAGGCGTGCGCCGCGACGGGCACGGCGCTCGTCGGCGGCGAGACGGCCGAGCATCCCGGACTCCTCGGCCCCCGCGACTACGACGTGGCCGGTGCGGCCACGGGTGTGGTCGAGGCCGACGCGATCCTGGGCGCCGAGCGCGTGCAGGACGGCGACGCGGTCATCGCCGTCGCCTCCAGCGGACTGCACTCCAACGGCTTCTCTCTCGTGCGTCACATCATCACCGGTGCCGGGATCTCCTATGGGGACAACGCGGCGGACCTCGGCACGACGTGGGGCGAAGCGCTCCTGGAGCCGACCCGCCTGTACACGCTTCCCCTGCTGCGTCTGATCGAGGGGCTGTCGGGCGGCGTGCACGCTCTCAGCCACGTCACGGGCGGCGGAATCGCGGCGAACCTCGCGCGCGTGCTCCCGCAGGGCACCTGGGCCGAGGTCGACCGCAGCACGTGGTCGCCGAGCCCGGTCTTCCGCGTGCTCAGCGACATCGCCGGGTCGACGCTGGAGTCTGCCGAGGGCACCTGGAACCTCGGCATCGGCTTCCTGGCCGTGATCGCCGCAGACAAGAAGGATGCCGCGATCGCGGCGCTCGGCGCCGAGGGCATGCCCGCATGGCAGGTCGGCACGGTGCACTTCGAGGGCGGCGCGGCAGGCAGCCGCCCGGCAGGAGAGTTCGAACAGGGCGCCAAGGGCGTCGACGGTGGAGCAGTGCGCCTGGTGGGCGCCTACGCGGACGGAGCGAAGTAA
- a CDS encoding zinc-binding alcohol dehydrogenase, with the protein MADKPQWLIREDASVPVLVALALRQTLGIRAPEDLPSLRELAVRAPDATDASAAVEAQWRDYWDMTVEPRAHPSGVPLELVDGFDTLVALPATGAEELTAAVAPHGESVLRYARAAHDRYVNSMKSHTGGDAYRAYASAIAEFEREVGRRAHSFELNVQVLPFSQRGIWWVGALTVAVTDGLRRDVVAFDAAIRPVIAELA; encoded by the coding sequence ATGGCCGACAAGCCGCAGTGGCTCATCCGCGAAGACGCGAGCGTTCCGGTGCTCGTCGCGCTCGCGCTGCGCCAGACGCTCGGGATCCGGGCCCCGGAGGACCTCCCGAGCCTTCGCGAGCTCGCCGTGCGGGCGCCGGACGCCACCGACGCGTCCGCCGCCGTCGAGGCGCAGTGGCGGGACTACTGGGACATGACCGTCGAGCCGCGCGCCCACCCGTCAGGGGTGCCGCTCGAGCTCGTCGACGGCTTCGACACGCTCGTCGCGCTGCCTGCCACCGGAGCGGAGGAGCTCACTGCGGCGGTCGCCCCGCACGGGGAATCCGTCCTCCGCTATGCGCGGGCCGCCCACGATCGCTATGTGAACTCGATGAAGAGCCACACCGGCGGCGACGCGTACCGCGCCTACGCGAGCGCCATCGCCGAGTTCGAGCGCGAGGTCGGACGCCGGGCGCACTCGTTCGAGTTGAACGTGCAGGTGCTGCCGTTCTCGCAGCGCGGCATCTGGTGGGTCGGCGCCCTCACGGTCGCGGTGACAGACGGGCTCCGGCGCGATGTCGTGGCGTTCGACGCCGCGATCCGTCCGGTGATCGCCGAACTGGCCTAG